One Numida meleagris isolate 19003 breed g44 Domestic line chromosome 6, NumMel1.0, whole genome shotgun sequence genomic region harbors:
- the SELENOH gene encoding selenoprotein H codes for MAPRGRKRAARRPAEPEAQADPPEKRPRGKAVGSSGDTGGPRVVIEHCRSURVYGRNAAALSEALRGAVATLAVEINPQQPRRNSFEVSLVKEDGSTVQLWSGIGKGPPRKLKFPEPAAVVDALRSSLA; via the exons ATGGCTCCCCGCGGCAGGAAGCGCGCTGCGCGGCGCCCGGCCGAGCCCGAGGCGCAGGCGGATCCCCCCGAGAAGCGGCCCCGCGGCAAGGCCGTGGGCAGCTCCGGGGACACCGGCGGCCCCCGCGTCGTCATCGAGCACTG CCGTAGCTGACGCGTGTACGGGCGCAACGCGGCGGCGCTGAGCGAGGCCCTGCGCGGGGCCGTGGCCACCCTGGCCGTAGAGATCAACCCGCAGCAGCCACGCAGGAACAGCTTCGAGGTGTCCCTGGTGAAGGAAGACGGCAGCA CCGTGCAGCTGTGGAGCGGTATCGGGAAGGGGCCGCCCCGCAAGCTGAAGTTCCCTGAGCCCGCGGCCGTGGTGGATGCTCTGCGGAGCAGCCTGGCCTAG
- the TMX2 gene encoding thioredoxin-related transmembrane protein 2 isoform X1 has protein sequence MAVLAPLLALLYSVPGLCRWLARPYYPLSALLATAFLLVRKVPPLCRGLPSQREDGNPCDFDWREVEILMFLSAIVMMKNRRSSEWGLQCGGEAAYEASPYCEGTEGRVTVEQHIGNIFMFSKVANAILFFRLDIRMGLLYLTLCIVFLMTCKPPLYMGPEYIKYFSDKTIDEELERDKRVTWIVEFFANWSSECQSFAPIFADLSLKYNCSGLHFGKVDVGRYTDVSTRYKVSTSPLTKQLPTLILFQGGTEIMRRPQIDKKGRAVSWTFSEENVIREFNLNELYQKAKKQSKPRDEGSEEPPEGQAAAGLANGETKKEK, from the exons ATGGCGGTGCTCGCCccgctgctggctctgctctaCTCAGTGCCGGGGTTGTGTCGCTGGCTGGCGCGGCCCTACTATCCGCTGTCCGCGCTGCTCGCTACTGCCTTCCTGCTCGTTCGTAAGGTCCCGCCGCTGTGTCGCGGCCTGCCCTCCCAGCGGGAGGATGGCAACCCCTGCGACTTCGACTGG CGGGAGGTGGAGATCctcatgttcctcagtgccatcGTGATGATGAAGAACCGGCGCTCCAGTGAGTGGGGGCTGCAGTGTGGAGGGGAGGCTGCTTATGAGGCATCTCCATACTGTGAAGGAACGGAGGGAAGAG tcACTGTGGAGCAGCACATTGGGAACATCTTCATGTTCAGCAAAGTAGCCAACGCCATCCTCTTCTTCCGTCTTGATATCCGCATGGGCCTGCTCTACCTTACGCTCTGCATTG TGTTCCTGATGACCTGCAAGCCGCCCCTCTACATGGGACCTGAGTATATCAAGTACTTCAGCGATAAGACCATAGAT gaggaactggaacGGGACAAGCGGGTGACCTGGATCGTTGAGTTCTTCGCCAACTGGTCCAGTGAGTGCCAGTCCTTTGCCCCCATCTTCGCTGACCTCTCTCTCAA GTACAACTGCTCGGGGCTGCACTTTGGGAAGGTGGATGTTGGCCGATACACGGATGTCAGTACCAG gtACAAGGTGAGCACCTCACCCCTCACCAAGCAGCTGCCCACCCTCATCCTCTTCCAGGGTGGGACAGAGATCATGCGTCGCCCACAGATCGACAAGAAGGGCCGGGCTGTTTCCTGGACCTTCTCTGAG gagaATGTGATCCGGGAGTTCAACCTCAATGAGCTCtaccagaaagcaaagaagcagtCGAAGCCACGGGATGAGGGCTCTGAGGAGCCACCCGAAggacaagcagcagctggaCTTGCCAATGGGGAGACCAAGAAGGAGAAGTAG
- the BTBD18 gene encoding BTB/POZ domain-containing protein 18, which produces MPAGCPPAAPRLQYRSSRLLRAAFLRLHQQQQRADVFCDVLLRAEGEVVAAHCCVLSVWSPFFMERLARQLPPAGRRVVLELGGLKMATLRKVVRFLYTAELEASWEEVRDVLAAARQLRVAELESLQLQEDGLVRPGPRWQLDRSCLRGLGSGGVPLADAPQKQQLPPETVGAAHPVGRLKLRRTEDRRCWEVVRDGWLSLEPVAVEARTGTEPWLPPAAGALAEDDLEEEVDVGMAQPCLPPGTVCACPSPSSESGGEVDVLG; this is translated from the exons ATGCCCGCGGGCTGTCCGCCGGCCGCCCCCAGGCTGCAGTACCGCAGCTCCCGCTTGCTCCGCGCCGCCTTCCTGCgcctgcaccagcagcagcagcgggcgGACGTCTTCTGCGACGTGCTCCTGCGGGCTGAAG gggaggtggTGGCGGCGCACTGCTGCGTGCTGTCGGTGTGGAGCCCGTTCTTCATGGAGCGCCTGGCCCGCCAGCTGCCCCCCGCGGGGCGCCGCGTGGTGCTGGAGCTCGGGGGGCTGAAGATGGCGACGCTGCGCAAAGTGGTGCGCTTCCTGTACACGGCCGAGTTGGAGGCCTCCTGGGAGGAAGTGCGGGACGTGCTGGCGGCCGCCCGCCAGCTCCGTGTGGCCGAACTCGAGTCGCTGCAGCTTCAGGAGGACGGCCTGGTGCGGCCCGGGCCCCGCTGGCAGCTTGACCGCAGCTGTCTGCGTGGCCTCGGGTCCGGCGGCGTCCCCCTAGCGGACGCCCCGCAAAAACAGCAGCTCCCTCCGGAGACCGTAGGGGCGGCCCACCCCGTGGGGCGGCTGAAACTGAGGAGGACGGAAGACCGACGCTGCTGGGAGGTGGTGCGGGACGGGTGGCTCTCCCTCGAGCCCGTCGCCGTAGAGGCCCGGACGGGAACAGAGCCGTGGCTCCCACCGGCTGCCGGTGCGCTGGCAGAGGACGacctggaggaggaggtggacGTGGGGATGGCACAGCCATGTCTGCCCCCCGGCACTGTGTGTGCCTGTCCCAGCCCCTCGTCCGAGTCGGGTGGGGAGGTGGACGTCCTCGGGTAG
- the MED19 gene encoding mediator of RNA polymerase II transcription subunit 19: protein MENFSALFGGAEPPPATAAAALGFGPAKAAGAGAAPPPAAAVPPPGEDAARKAAAGPFYLLRELPGSTELTGSTNLITHYNLEHAYNKFCGKKVKEKLSNFLPDLPGMIDLPGSHDNSSLRSLIEKPPICGSSFTPLTGTMLTGFRLHAGPLPEQCRLMHIQPPKKKNKHKHKQSRTQDPVPPETPSDSDHKKKKKKKEEDPERKRKKKEKKKKKNRHSPEHPGVGSSQASSSLR from the exons ATGGAGAACTTCTCGGCGCTGTTCGGTGGGGCCGAGCCACCGCCCGCCACCGCGGCAGCCGCCCTGGGCTTCGGGCCCGCCAAGGCGGCGGGAGCCGGGGCCgcgccgcctcccgccgccgccgtgCCGCCTCCGGGCGAGGACGCGGCCCGGAAGGCCGCCGCCGGCCCCTTCTACCTGCTGCGGGAGCTGCCAG GCAGCACGGAGCTGACGGGCAGTACCAACCTGATCACGCACTACAACCTGGAGCACGCCTACAACAAGTTCTGCGGCAAGAAGGTGAAAGAGAAGCTCAGTAACTTCCTCCCCGACCTGCCCGGCATGATCGACCTGCCTGGCTCCCACGACAACAGCAGCCTGCGCTCCCTCATCGAGAAGCCGCCCATCTGCGGCAGCTCCTTCACACCCCTCACCGGCACCATGCTGACCGGCTTCCGCCTGCATGCCGGCCCG CTGCCCGAGCAGTGCCGCCTGATGCACATCCAGCCGCCCAAGAAGAAGAACAAGCACAAGCACAAGCAGAGCCGCACGCAAGACCCCGTCCCCCCAG aaaCGCCCTCGGACTCGGaccacaagaaaaagaagaagaagaaagaggaggatcCAGAGcgaaaaaggaagaagaaggagaaaaagaaaaagaag aacCGGCACAGCCCCGAGCACCCAGGGGTGGGCAGCTcgcaggccagcagcagcctgcgGTGA
- the TMX2 gene encoding thioredoxin-related transmembrane protein 2 isoform X2 — MAVLAPLLALLYSVPGLCRWLARPYYPLSALLATAFLLVRKVPPLCRGLPSQREDGNPCDFDWREVEILMFLSAIVMMKNRRSITVEQHIGNIFMFSKVANAILFFRLDIRMGLLYLTLCIVFLMTCKPPLYMGPEYIKYFSDKTIDEELERDKRVTWIVEFFANWSSECQSFAPIFADLSLKYNCSGLHFGKVDVGRYTDVSTRYKVSTSPLTKQLPTLILFQGGTEIMRRPQIDKKGRAVSWTFSEENVIREFNLNELYQKAKKQSKPRDEGSEEPPEGQAAAGLANGETKKEK, encoded by the exons ATGGCGGTGCTCGCCccgctgctggctctgctctaCTCAGTGCCGGGGTTGTGTCGCTGGCTGGCGCGGCCCTACTATCCGCTGTCCGCGCTGCTCGCTACTGCCTTCCTGCTCGTTCGTAAGGTCCCGCCGCTGTGTCGCGGCCTGCCCTCCCAGCGGGAGGATGGCAACCCCTGCGACTTCGACTGG CGGGAGGTGGAGATCctcatgttcctcagtgccatcGTGATGATGAAGAACCGGCGCTCCA tcACTGTGGAGCAGCACATTGGGAACATCTTCATGTTCAGCAAAGTAGCCAACGCCATCCTCTTCTTCCGTCTTGATATCCGCATGGGCCTGCTCTACCTTACGCTCTGCATTG TGTTCCTGATGACCTGCAAGCCGCCCCTCTACATGGGACCTGAGTATATCAAGTACTTCAGCGATAAGACCATAGAT gaggaactggaacGGGACAAGCGGGTGACCTGGATCGTTGAGTTCTTCGCCAACTGGTCCAGTGAGTGCCAGTCCTTTGCCCCCATCTTCGCTGACCTCTCTCTCAA GTACAACTGCTCGGGGCTGCACTTTGGGAAGGTGGATGTTGGCCGATACACGGATGTCAGTACCAG gtACAAGGTGAGCACCTCACCCCTCACCAAGCAGCTGCCCACCCTCATCCTCTTCCAGGGTGGGACAGAGATCATGCGTCGCCCACAGATCGACAAGAAGGGCCGGGCTGTTTCCTGGACCTTCTCTGAG gagaATGTGATCCGGGAGTTCAACCTCAATGAGCTCtaccagaaagcaaagaagcagtCGAAGCCACGGGATGAGGGCTCTGAGGAGCCACCCGAAggacaagcagcagctggaCTTGCCAATGGGGAGACCAAGAAGGAGAAGTAG
- the ZDHHC5 gene encoding palmitoyltransferase ZDHHC5, giving the protein MPAASGKRFKPSKYVPVSAAAIFLVGATTLFFAFTCPWLSLYVSPVIPIYNAVVFLFVLANFSMATFMDPGIFPRAEEDEDKEDDFRAPLYKTVEIKGIQVRMKWCATCRFYRPPRCSHCSVCDNCVEEFDHHCPWVNNCIGRRNYRYFFLFLLSLTTHIMGVFGFGLLYVLYQAELSGVRMAVTMAVMCVASLFFIPVAGLTGFHVVLVARGRTTNEQVTGKFRGGVNPFTNGCCKNVSRVLCSSPAPRYLGRPRAEQTVLVRPPFLRPEVSDGQITVKIMDNGIQTELKRTKSKGSLEVTESQSADAEPPPPPKPDLSRYTGLRTHLTLATNEDSSLLGKDSPPTPTMYKYRPGYSSSSSSAALPHSTSAKLSRVNSLKEPNSIGEGGRKPSYRSEPSLEPESFRSPTFGKSFPFDPLSSGSRSSSLKSAQGTGFELGHLQSIRSEGTTSTSYKSLVNQTRNGSLSYDSLLTPSDSPDFESVQAGPEPDPPVGYTSPFLSARIAQQRETDLHGRFAAAVSPKHVPPREPSPVRYDNLSRHIVASIQEREKLLQQPPAAGREDDAGLADSGIQSTPGSSNAPRTSSSSDDSKRSPLGKNPLTRPAPPRFGKPEPSHALRVRSLGSPEQPAAPHLGKSVSYSSQKPAASQAGVPETEEVALQPLLAPKDEMQMRTSYSKSNGQPKSLSSATPGSGSVPVSSPTRGGVKKVSGVGGTTYEISV; this is encoded by the exons ATGCCAGCAGCATCTGGAAAGAGGTTCAAACCCAGCAAATACGTTCCGGTCTCAGCTGCTGCCATCTTCCTAGTGGGAGCCACCACCCTCTTCTTTGCCTTCAC GTGCCCGTGGCTCAGCCTCTACGTCTCCCCAGTCATTCCCATCTACAATGCTGTCGTCTTCCTCTTCGTGCTGGCCAACTTCAGCATGGCCACCTTCATGGACCCAGGCATATTCCCACGAG CTGAGGAAGACGAGGACAAGGAAGATGACTTCCGAGCTCCACTTTATAAGACAGTGGAGATCAAGGGCATTCAGGTGCGCATGAAATGGTGTGCAACCTGCCGCTTCTACCGGCCACCGcgctgctctcactgcagcgTCTGCGACAACTGTGTGGAg GAGTTTGACCATCACTGCCCCTGGGTGAACAACTGCATCGGGCGACGCAATTACCGctacttcttcctcttcttgctgTCACTCACCACGCACATTATGGGGGTGTTTGGCTTTGGTCTGCTCTACGTCCTCTACCAGGCAGAGCTCTCTGGTGTCCGCATGGCCGTCAC tATGGCTGTGATGTGTGTGGCCAGCTTGTTTTTCATTCCCGTCGCTGGCCTTACCGGGTTCCATGTGGTGCTTGTGGCAAGGGGCCGCACTACCAACGAGCAG GTGACGGGCAAGTTCCGAGGTGGTGTCAACCCCTTCACCAATGGTTGCTGTAAGAATGTGAGCCGGGTCCTGTGTAGCTCCCCAGCCCCCAG GTACCTTGGGCGCCCGAGGGCTGAGCAGACGGTGCTGGTGAGACCCCCCTTCCTACGGCCCGAGGTGTCAGATGGCCAGATCACTGTCAAGATCATGGACAACGGTATCCAGACAGAGCTGAAGAGGACGAAG TCCAAAGGAAGCCTGGAGGTGACGGAGAGCCAGTCTGCTGATGCCGAACCGCCACCCCCACCTAAGCCAGACCTCAGCCGCTACACGGGCCTGAGGACACACTTAACCCTGGCCACCAACGAGG ACAGCAGCTTGCTAGGCAAGGACAGCCCCCCGACACCCACCATGTACAAGTACCGGCCTGgatacagcagcagcagcagctcagctgccctGCCCCATTCCACCAGCGCCAAG CTGAGCCGAGTGAACAGCCTGAAGGAGCCCAACTCCATCGGTGAGGGCGGCCGCAAGCCCAGCTACCGCTCAGAGCCGAGCCTGGAGCCTGAGAGCTTCCGCTCGCCCACCTTTGGCAAGAGCTTTCCCTTTGACCCGCTGTCCAGCGGCTCCCGCTCCTCCAGCCTCAAGTCAGCCCAGGGCACGGGCTTCGAGCTGGGCCACCTGCAGTCCATCCGCTCGGAGGGCACCACCTCCACCTCCTACAAGAGCCTGGTGAACCAGACACGCAACGGGAGCCTGTCGTATGACAGCCTGCTCACGCCTTCCGACAGCCCCGACTTCGAGTCGGTGCAGGCCGGCCCCGAGCCCGACCCACCGGTGGGCTACACATCGCCCTTCCTCTCGGCCCGCATCGCCCAGCAGCGAGAGACCGACCTGCACGGCCGCTTTGCCGCCGCCGTCTCACCCAAGCACGTGCCACCCCGCGAGCCCTCACCCGTGCGCTATGACAATCTCTCCCGCCACATCGTGGCCTCCATCCAGGAGCGGGAGAAACTGCTCCAGCAGCCGCCCGCCGCGGGCAGGGAGGACGATGCGGGGCTGGCGGACTCGGGCATCCAGTCGACGCCGGGCTCCAGCAATGCCCCCCGCACCAGCTCTTCCTCGGACGATTCGAAGCGCTCCCCTCTGGGCAAGAATCCGCTCACCCGCCCGGCCCCTCCCCGCTTCGGCAAGCCTGAGCCCTCCCACGCGCTGCGGGTGCGCTCCCTGGGCTCCCCTGAGCAGCCCGCTGCCCCCCACCTGGGCAAATCTGTGTCTTACAGCAGCCAAAAACCAGCAGCGTCTCAGGCCGGCGTCCCCGAGACCGAGGAGGTGGCCTTGCAGCCGTTACTGGCACCAAA AGACGAGATGCAGATGAGAACATCCTACAGCAAGTCCAATGGGCAACCCAAGAGCCTGAGCTCGGCCACCCCCGGCTCGGGATCCGTGCCTGTCAGCAGCCCCACGCGTGGAGGAGTCAAGAAGGTCTCCGGTGTGGGGGGCACCACGTACGAGATCTCGGTATGA